In the genome of Coregonus clupeaformis isolate EN_2021a chromosome 1, ASM2061545v1, whole genome shotgun sequence, one region contains:
- the LOC121566991 gene encoding potassium voltage-gated channel subfamily A member 1-like has translation MEENDPEGGGEGGRRDIEEGEKDKQLKNQLNSEEKGEKENQVGGEKERKRVSRRSRSLWRSGWAPSERLAINVSGMRYETQLRTLAQFPDSMLGDPRRRLRYFDPLRNELFLDRNRACFDAILYFYQSGGRLRRPANVPLDIFIDELYFYELGEEIMARFKEDEGFPKEEAPSLPVNEVQRSLWMLFEHPESSSGARIIAIISVMVIVVSILIFCLETLPDFRSEKELREEYFYKYHAHDKNISMHMLPPASVFQDPFFLVETMCICWFSFELFMRFICSPSKMHFFKDVMNIIDFTAILPFFVTLITELSKDTENAPGVSLAIIRVIRLVRVFRIFKLSRHSKGLQILGQTLRASMRELGLLIFFLFIGVIIFASAIFFAEADHKDTAFVSIPDAFWWAVVTMTTVGYGDMYPETVWGKLVGSMCAIAGVLTISLPVPVIVSNFSYFYHRETECEDQTEYTHVKTSLWEDEEHEEGEEGEEEGDGEGDYYAIEGICNPLNRTLLGGLCAGQSRESSGAKMYLSEPLVTQV, from the exons ATGGAAGAAAACGACCCAgaaggaggtggagaaggaggaagaagagacatagaagaaggagagaaagacaAACAGCTGAAGAACCAACTCAACAGCGAGGAGAAGGGCGAGAAGGAGAACCAAGTGGGcggtgagaaggagaggaagcGGGTGAGCCGGCGGTCCAGGTCACTGTGGAGGAGCGGCTGGGCGCCGAGCGAACGTCTCGCCATCAACGTCTCGGGGATGCGCTACGAGACCCAGCTCCGCACATTGGCCCAGTTCCCGGACTCCATGCTGGGCGACCCCAGACGCCGGCTTCGCTACTTCGACCCGTTGCGCAACGAGCTCTTCTTGGACCGCAACCGGGCCTGTTTTGACGCCATCCTCTACTTCTACCAGTCAGGCGGGCGGCTCCGGCGGCCCGCCAATGTGCCCTTGGACATCTTCATTGACGAGCTTTATTTCTATGAGCTGGGCGAGGAGATCATGGCACGCTTCAAGGAGGATGAGGGTTTCCCCAAGGAGGAAGCCCCATCGCTGCCTGTCAACGAGGTCCAGCGGAGTCTGTGGATGCTGTTCGAGCATCCGGAGTCGTCGTCGGGCGCGCGCATCATCGCCATCATCAGCGTCATGGTGATTGTGGTGTCCATCCTCATCTTTTGCCTAGAGACGCTGCCCGACTTCAGGAGCGAGAAGGAGCTTCGTGAG gAGTACTTCTACAAGTACCACGCCCACGACAAGAACATCTCCATGCACATGCTTCCCCCCGCCAGTGTCTTCCAGGACCCCTTCTTCCTGGTGGAGACCATGTGTATCTGCTGGTTCTCTTTTGAGCTGTTCATGCGTTTCATCTGCTCGCCCAGCAAGATGCACTTTTTCAAGGATGTGATGAACATCATCGACTTCACAGCCATCCTACCCTTCTTCGTGACACTGATCACTGAGCTGTCCAAGGACACAGAGAACGCACCGGGAGTGTCACTGGCCATCATCCGTGTAATCCGGTTAGTCAGGGTGTTCAGGATCTTCAAGCTGTCCCGCCACTCCAAGGGCCTGCAGATCCTGGGCCAGACGCTGAGGGCCAGCATGCGTGAGCTGGGCCTGCTCATCTTCTTCCTCTTCATCGGCGTCATCATCTTCGCCAGCGCCATCTTCTTCGCCGAGGCCGACCACAAGGACACAGCGTTCGTCAGCATCCCTGACGCCTTTTGGTGGGCGGTGGTTACCATGACCACCGTGGGCTACGGTGACATGTACCCAGAGACGGTGTGGGGCAAGCTGGTTGGCTCCATGTGTGCCATCGCCGGCGTGCTTACCATCTCGCTGCCCGTGCCCGTCATCGTGTCCAACTTCAGCTACTTCTACCACCGCGAGACGGAGTGCGAGGACCAAACCGAGTACACACACGTCAAGACCTCGCTGTGGGAGGACGAGGAGcacgaggagggggaggaaggggaggaggaaggggacggAGAGGGAGATTACTATGCCATAGAGGGCATCTGCAACCCTCTGAATAGGACTCTGTTGGGGGGACTGTGCGCTGGGCAGAGCAGGGAGTCGAGTGGGGCAAAAATGTACCTCAGTGAACCCCTGGTGACTCAGGTGTGA
- the fgf21 gene encoding fibroblast growth factor 21 — protein sequence MYSPHPDNQRKELFLEMTTDGKVTGSPSQTLHSVLELRSVRAGETVIKGLSSSLFLCVDSTGQLRGQSHYTEADCTFREQLLADGYTRFLSLHHNLLVSLTSKLSTPQHGLPFSRFLPLRNILVSGSMTTNTDENRQQNQQQLDLDSDDPFGRGLTGVVSPQFSWDK from the exons ATGTATTCCCCCCACCCAGATAATCAAAGAAAAGAACTGTTTCTGGAGATGACCACTGATGGAAAAGTGACAGGGAGCCCTTCTCAGACCCTTCACA gtgtgttggaGTTGAGGTCAGTTCGAGCAGGTGAGACAGTTATCAAGGGTCTGTCTTCATCCCTTTTCCTCTGTGTGGACAGCACCGGCCAGTTGAGGGGACAG AGCCACTACACAGAGGCTGACTGCACCTTCAGAGAGCAGCTGCTAGCTGATGGATACACTCGTTTCCTCTCTTTACATCACAATCTTCTTGTGTCCCTCACCTCGAAACTCTCCACACCGCAACATGGGCTCCCGTTCTCTCGGTTCCTTCCCCTGAGAAATATTTTGGTATCTGGAAGTATGACAACGAATACAGATGAAAATCGACAACAGAATCAGCAACAGCTTGACCTGGACTCAGATGACCCTTTCGGCAGGGGTCTCACTGGTGTGGTCAGTCCACAGTTCTCCTGGGATAAGTGA